In Arachis stenosperma cultivar V10309 chromosome 1, arast.V10309.gnm1.PFL2, whole genome shotgun sequence, one DNA window encodes the following:
- the LOC130941468 gene encoding protein NRT1/ PTR FAMILY 2.11-like produces MHHIGESRTSREAVDNEEEILLKNENSGTDDEPKINYRGWKVMPFIIGNEIFEKLGAIGTLSNLLVYLTTVFNLENITATNIINIFNGSTNFATIIGAFCSDTYFGRYKTLGFCTVASFLGLLVIQLTAAIEKLHPPHCEENTTCKGPTEGQMTFLKTGLGLLLIGAAGIRPCNLAFGADQFNPNTDSGKKGINSFFNWYFFTFTIAQMISLTIIVYIQSNVSWGVGLGIPAALMLLSSVIFFLGSNMYVKVKPSGSPLTSIVQVIVVAAKKRKLKLSEYLYPSLFNYLPPKSVNSKLPYTYQFRFLDKAAIMTPQDQLNPNGSAADPWSLCSMQQVEEVKCLLRVLPIWVSSILYFVVIVQQHTVVVFQALISDRRIGSSNFMIPAASYYVFLMITVAIWLPLYDRKVMPLLQKLTRRESGITLLQRMGTGIFFSIISMLVSAKVERHRRNLALTEPLGIETRKGVISSMSGMWLIPQLALAGLAEAFMSVAQVEFYYKQFPENMRSMAGSLYYCGHAGSSYLSTLLISTVHQITARSATGNWLPEDLNKGRLDNFYCIIAAIEVVNLGYFLICSQWYRYKGTDSSSTELEKLTQQSERTANGV; encoded by the exons ATGCATCATATTGGAGAGAGCAGGACATCGAGAGAGGCTGTGGATAATGAAGAGGAAATCTTGCTTAAGAACGAAAATAGCGGAACAGATGACGAACCTAAGATTAACTATAGAGGGTGGAAGGTCATGCCCTTCATAATAG GGAATGAGATTTTTGAGAAGCTAGGAGCTATTGGTACATTGTCCAATCTCTTGGTCTATCTCACTACAGTATTCAATTTAGAAAACATCACAGCTACAAATATTATCAACATCTTCAATGGCAGCACCAACTTTGCTACGATAATTGGAGCTTTCTGCTCTGACACCTATTTTGGCCGCTACAAGACTCTAGGATTCTGCACGGTGGCTTCATTTCTG GGTTTATTAGTAATACAACTGACAGCAGCAATTGAGAAGCTGCATCCACCTCATTGCGAAGAGAACACCACATGCAAAGGCCCAACAGAGGGGCAAATGACATTTCTAAAGACTGGTCTTGGATTATTGTTGATAGGAGCTGCGGGGATAAGACCATGTAACTTGGCATTTGGGGCTGATCAGTTTAATCCTAATACAGATTCTGGGAAGAAAGGGATCAATAGCTTCTTCAATTGGTACTTTTTCACTTTTACTATTGCTCAAATGATATCCTTAACAATCATTGTCTATATACAGTCAAATGTTAGCTGGGGAGTGGGTCTGGGAATTCCCGCTGCGTTGATGTTGTTATCTTCTGTAATCTTCTTTTTGGGTTCGAATATGTATGTAAAAGTTAAACCAAGTGGGAGTCCTCTGACTAGTATAGTGCAAGTTATAGTGGTCGCAGCTAAGAAAAGGAAGCTGAAGCTATCAGAATATCTATATCCTTCCCTCTTCAACTACTTGCCTCCAAAATCAGTGAATTCTAAGCTTCCCTATACATATCAATTCAG GTTCCTCGACAAAGCAGCAATTATGACTCCTCAAGATCAACTAAATCCCAATGGATCTGCTGCTGATCCCTGGAGTCTTTGCAGTATGCAGCAAGTGGAGGAGGTCAAATGCTTGTTGAGAGTGTTACCAATCTGGGTTTCATCAATTTTATACTTTGTTGTTATTGTCCAACAGCACACTGTTGTAGTGTTCCAAGCCCTTATATCTGACAGGCGTATTGGGAGTAGCAATTTCATGATCCCAGCTGCATCCTATTATGTCTTCCTGATGATTACCGTGGCAATATGGTTACCTCTCTATGACAGAAAAGTCATGCCTTTGCTTCAGAAGCTCACCCGAAGAGAGAGTGGCATCACACTCCTCCAGAGGATGGGCACTGGTATTTTTTTCTCTATAATCAGCATGCTAGTGTCTGCGAAGGTTGAACGGCACCGGAGAAATCTGGCTCTGACCGAACCACTTGGAATTGAAACGAGAAAAGGTGTGATTTCATCAATGTCAGGTATGTGGCTGATTCCTCAGCTGGCATTGGCTGGTTTAGCCGAGGCATTTATGTCCGTTGCACAAGTCGAATTTTACTACAAACAGTTTCCTGAAAACATGAGAAGCATGGCAGGCTCTCTTTACTACTGCGGCCATGCAGGGTCAAGTTATTTGAGTACTTTGCTGATTTCGACCGTCCACCAAATCACCGCAAGATCTGCAACTGGGAATTGGCTGCCGGAGGATCTGAACAAGGGGAGGTTGGATAACTTCTATTGCATCATTGCTGCTATAGAAGTTGTTAATTTGGGCTACTTTCTGATATGTTCACAGTGGTATCGGTACAAAGGGACGGACAGCAGCTCCACCGAGCTTGAAAAATTGACACAACAATCTGAAAGAACTGCAAATGGTGTTTAA